Genomic DNA from uncultured Acetobacterium sp.:
TGATCACAGTCTTCCGCTTCCGACTGGCTATAATCAGCCGAAAACAGATGAATTACGAAAGGCGCATTTTAAAAATCTGACTTTACTTAAAAAGATAGACTATCTATATACCGTCGAACAAAAATCTGACAAAAAAGAAATATCAGATAAAATTAAAAAAATTACCGCTAATATTGTGTAACCTTTTTTATAAACAAGTATCTAAGATAATATAGAGCAATTTTAACAGAATTGCGGAAATATTTATTTGGAGGATGTTTACTATGAAAGAAAAAATTGTTGCACCATGTGGAATTGATTGTTTTAACTGTGAAATGTACGAGGATAATGTTACCGATGAATTTCAGAAAAGATTGTCGGAGTCAACGAAGATACCTAAAGAAAAAATAACCTGTAAAGGCTGTACTGAAGGGAATATATGTCTTCTTTTGAAAATCCAGGGGAAAAATTGCAAAACACTGGATTGTGTTAATCAAAAGAGCGTTGATTACTGCTTCAATTGCGCTGATTTTCCGTGTAAATATCTGATGCCGCTGGCA
This window encodes:
- a CDS encoding DUF3795 domain-containing protein, with product MKEKIVAPCGIDCFNCEMYEDNVTDEFQKRLSESTKIPKEKITCKGCTEGNICLLLKIQGKNCKTLDCVNQKSVDYCFNCADFPCKYLMPLADGAGKFPQNIKLYNLCLMKKIGVDNWAEQAADIRHTYFNKKIAIGEGGSEA